Within the Malus sylvestris chromosome 4, drMalSylv7.2, whole genome shotgun sequence genome, the region AAACTTTCATTCTCCTTCGATACAATACTAGAATATAAAATTCtttataaaaacataaagttgaaaatagatatataataacataacctcaatatatatatatatatatatatatatatatataataaagcaAAGTTAAAACAGTTGTACTGAAATCAAAACCGAACATGGATAAATTTCACCTACGCACTCATAGTGTCACATACTCCGAGAATAAGCGTGTAGTATCTTTGGGTCAAGCCCAACAAtagataaataaaattaaaaaaaaatactaacatAGACAGGCCTACTTATCCACTTGCTTAACAAATCCAACAAATAAATTATCGATATTACAGTCTGCAACCCGCAATACCAACAACTCACTGTTGTCATGATAAGCAAGTAAAAAATTCCCGAGGGTGCATTATTACCATATTGCCCCTCATTGGGAAATACACATAAATCGTCTGATTATTGCCTCAATCACGCACATGTACTACCCCATCAAGTGATAACGTCACTAGCATACAAATTTGCTACATCGTAATTTCGATTCTTCAAATACCTGTTCACAATACTGTTCCATCAATTATGTACTGTGCATAAAATCTTTATTCAACGCTTTAAATAATATCACACCCAAACCGGAATAATAAGCATCATTGCACGCTACTCAACAAATATAAGTGTCAGCTACAATCATCCTAAAACTATAGAACGGATAAACGCAACACACCATGAAGGTTTGGATAATTCGTTCAGACTGGCCATTAGCGTGAGGGTGAAGTGTGGTACCAAATAACAAGCAGATTCATAGTGAATTTCTCTCGAATTTAGTGAAAAACTATGTCAAGAAGGCTAAAAGaaaactcaagaatttgagggtcaaagcaaacatcaaatctagagtacaagaTAACTGGACTTAATGCATAACATGTCGCTACAATGGTAGCTTCCAGAATATTCAATCACCAACAGTAAAGATCCGTTCAACAGAGTATTTGTTGGGTGATTGAGGAATTAAAGGTTATAATTAAAATTCTAAGGTTCGAGCAATTTTCCTAGACTGTTTGACTGCTTCAAAAAAATAGTACGTAATGTAATAGGGTAGACATGTACTCACGGTTGACTGAAATGTTTTCTAGCACAAGAGGATGAATGTAGAATCACATTCAGAGTAGATGTTGATCGAAACAccagaaaatctgaaaaattcAGGAATGAGAAATTTTACCAAGTGATATAAATGTAGTCTCCCTAGACCAACAAAAAGTGAGTTGACTTGTCAGTCAGTTGATAATCACCGAGACATCATCATAATCTTTACATGTAAAAGATACCTCGTACAGGGAGTTTATGGTGATATTTCCCAATCTCCATTTGGATGCAAGAATGGGATAGAATAGGCTAAAAGTGTTCAAGTGTACATATATCGGTTGTCGTGGTAAATAGTAACTACGTTTACATAACCGGGgtgatactcaatagtgcaaTCATAGGCATTGATTTGGTTTTTCCACCGTTGCTGTCAGAAATTTAGTTTTTTCCAAATGAAGATGTATTTGTGAGGTCTAAGGTTAGTAAAGATTTTGGACACATTTCTCCACATAGAGGTGTCACCCAGTTGTCAAGTAAAGATGATAATTATTGACTCTAGGTCATAAGTAAGATGGTTCATTTCGTACAGTTCCAACCGTTGGGAAACATAAGCAATATCCCGTCATGCTACATATATATAGCCAAAATGTCCAGAGAAAACGTCATCGTGGATTTTGAAATTATCAATGTTATCGAAAAGTGTACGAACAAGGTTAGGAAATAAACAACACCTCAGTTGTCACAACTTTAATCATATTCCACGTCTCAACTAAACTACTTTTTCTTCAACCAACTTGGGAATAAAACGCTACAATTGAAAAGTCATTAAGAAACTACCAATAAACTTGATAAGGCCAAGGATATCTCGTACTTCACAATAATTTATGGGAATGTCACACTTCTTTAGCAACAACCTTTTTGggagaaatgaaaagaatatcaTTTGCTGAGATCACTTCGCCCAAAAGTACCAATTTAATCAAAACTAACATTTGAGGAATTTGGTATAAGGTTGATTGTTAGTGTTTAGAGGACTTGTTGCTGGGATAGATGAAAAAGTCATCGGTAAGACTACTACGAATTCGTCAAGCTATGGAAGTAAACTCGAACTCTAAAAGTTGGTCAGGTAGACCATCAATTCACAGTATGGGTTAATGGTTTTAATCGTCACCTAACTGAGTTGCTAAAATCTGGGTACGATCCTAAGATTTAATCTTTCACCTTCGCGAATAGGTTCGAGTTTCCCAAAGGTATAGTGTTTGGTTGGGTAAATTCCTATTCGGTAAGTTTTTGTAACTAAGTTTTCTCAATGACGTCTAAGTTGTTCAAGAAGATGCAAGGAAAATTGGTGTTGTATGAGAAAGTGGATCGATGGTGTATTCTATTTCCCACTTCAGTGGCATCCTAGataaaattttgagaaatgatgcTAGAGATATACGTCCTCATAACGCACCATACCACTTCATTTCACAATGCCACGCACTAAAGGTCTTCAAAACTTCCTCAATACTTATCTCATTCTTACAACAGGAAATAAACTAGTGCTACAATTCTAATGTTTACCTGTGGAAGTGATAGAAAAGATGGCTGGTCGAAAAGGTTTTGGTTACCTAAGTGGAAAGTAAAGTTGAAACAACTACAAGTTTACTGTTCCCCAACAAGGTTTGCTCCTAAAGTTTCCAcgattttaatttctttggCTCAGGTTGTCATTGTTAATCAGTCTATTAATCGCACCGCTAATTAAcgcatatatgatatattgatATTGTCCGCTACCCTGAAACTATGAACCGGCGTTCTGGCGAAGAGGTATTACTCCTAGATACTAGTACATGTGTCCGGTATCAAAAATCATACCACCTAACTACTGGTTTATAGTTCCTAGAGATCAGATAGTATCGTCAATTAGTATCGCCACCATAGGCTAATTACAAGTTAAAGCCCGCTTGGGTAGATGATTTCAAATGATTGATAAGGAACTGGTCCTGTGAGGTGGTTTCGTTGATTCTAGGAGAAATTGATTACAGCTTTTGGGATTTCTACTACCCAAAGGTATAACAACTCATACTCACCAGCCTATACTCATCGAAATGAACAACATCGAAAGGAAATCTGGGAACCAATGTTGGTTGAAATGTCCTAAGGCCAGAAAAAAAGGAATTTGCTCATAATATACTTTAGAACAAACTTAAACGGAAGTCGATCTTCCTCCTGAAGATTCGGAATGATCACTAGTGCATTTGAAAAGGTTAGTGTTATCGGGGACCAAAAGTGACTGTCCCCCAGATGTTCTTCCATCGAGTGCTACCACTTTACCACCAGGTTATCACTTAAGACATTTTTGGAATCTCAACAAAAGTAAACTTCGTAAGAATTCTGATGGATGGTATACTAACGGATACTGCCAAGGAATCAAAACTATTATTGGTTTCCTAACTCCAAAGGGTTGGTAGAGATGACTAGATAACAGTAGTGGGATAGGTTGTTAAATCTACAGTGGTACACAATTACCGACATATTAACCCTGCTTCAGCACCACAAACTCGTCTCCAAATTGAGATTTTCCTTGGCAAATAATTTCTTTGTTTAAACTCTAGAGGACCAAAATGTTCTTCTAGAAGGTCAATAAGTCGTCCAAATCTCTCACAACTTAGAAAAGCTAACACACTTTTCATGCtcgacgaggtggcaagattcaGAAATTAGGCTCAAGAACCGAGAATGTTTACATCATGCGTGCGATGTGCACAATACTGCCCAAACTtatgctttgataccaaactgacaaaTCCTGACCCGAAGTGTCCAcatggactccgaatcgagctgtgctggccaccaccaggagggtgacaaagccataaattGTAGTGATGAGGAAAATacgaataaatttaaacctaaaagtgcctaaatataagagtacacttgtgagcgggaatgaacccattcacacgtgatgtcatagcataagtaaagtacagtaaggtaGGATGATAATTACACCATTGAAGGTAACCACCTATACCAAGATTTgtcaagaatcctcgtcgacacgAAAACTCAgcactagaacctggaggggcgaaacaAAGAGTGGGccaaaaaataaagttttataaaacctttttgaaacataataacttctcgctgtaaaacaagtatagtttctaaaatatacatactacgtatagtgtGAAAATACTTACTGTAAcctgcaatatctcaagaattcaatacaTCACAATATATTTCGTAAGTAACCATCTAACGTTCAGCAGTCACATAATCTCACATAAACAATCGTATCATATTGAGTGCTCATTgacatatgctgacacacgagttcatgcagaggtattACAATCACGTGAAAACTGGCGTTatgcgcatcacatacgagtcctgaTTGCATATAGCAATTtaggacaggactggcacctacaatggatccaaagtcagcgtacggtgcgatgtgaacatacacgtgaaaaaTTGGCCCTGACCCTAGGCGAGTAATAACACTGGTGCAGCAACGATGAGCAAATAATGTAAATATGACCATGCCACAGTAATTCAACAATTCTAGTCAATATAATACTATTCTTgaccataaatataattaaggcatcccCTTATAGTAAGCTTACATGTGCATCTCGTAGGATTACTTCataatttcccaaaaataaGATATTTCTTATAAACGTTATTTTAATTATGGCAATCACGTAGAAaattcattaatatatatatgtggaaactaaccaatatatatattatgtaaaagaaaagacccattCACAAATCATGTCGTCGGGTCGAACCTGCCTTGCGAGCATCGAAGATCCTTACGATGTGTTTCACCTATTGAAAGCCCAATCTTGGTCGGTGTTGGTCGGGAGATTGGTCTAAAAGTGGTCGGATTAcccaaaaaactgaaaaattccTCCTCGATGTTCCTGCGTTCCCAGCTTGGTCGTGGAGGAAGAAACTCGTCGGAAAAAGTCAAACCGATACAAACTCCTCCTCGGCCCGTACACGCCTTAGAGCTCAGTTCTCAAACGGAGGTTGGTGACTGGTATTGTAATGGTGGTTCAATGGTAAGAGGGATCGTTGTAGTGACGAGGTGGTGTGGCAGTGTTACTGATGCACCCTCTTAGTGCAAGCAAATGAAGATGGAAGACTTTGAGATGAGAAAGTTTGGGAATGTAAAGAGTATGATGATTTTTTGTCACTAGACTAAGTTTGGCCTATGATCCTGTGGCCACTTTAGTTGGAGATGGCATAAAATATGGCCTAacactgtttattaaaatataattttttgaagGGCTATAGAACTAAAAAGAGCCCTCCGATCCTTCTTCAATTGGAGATGGCTTAaccttaaaatataaaaaatgtcCATTCTCCAAAAAGGACAAAAGTGGAATTTCGATGATATTAGGAGGGATAAGAAGGTCAAGACAAGTAACAGGGAAGATACATTGTCAATTACTTTTGCAGTTGAAACTGTTCTAGCAGAAGCACGTCTGACAAGTGACAGCTCCTCCTTAAAACAGAAATCCAAGTGcagagagagaaacaagagagagatatatagagagagaaaataaagaaacaaaagagagaaataagagagagaaagagagaaaggaatcCGAACGCCCgagagaaagatagagagagaaactaGAAAGAGacataaagataataaaaatatcggcagaaagagaaaagagaggatgAGTTAAAAATTAGGTTGTGGGAACAACTGGGTTGTGATCCGGTACGCGCCCTTCCTGCGCGTGCTACTCGCTACTCTCCCCCTCCCTCTCCTATCTCTCTGGGCAGAATTTTCTTTTCCGCCATCAGTCCTTTGACGACCGCAGCGTGATCcgattctctctcctctttctccctctctctctcaagttGAATCATGGCAGCGGTTTTGGATCACAGTCCCTTGGATATGTTGGAGAAAATGAGAATTTAGTGAaggataagaagaagaagaagcagataTTTCTTCACcttggtactctctctctcctctctctacaTTTCCAAATTTTGCAGAAAGATGTGTTTTTGGAGATTGGGTTGCTATGTATAGAGAAATTGGTACATGGGATTTGTGTTGCTATGTATAGAGAAATTGGTACATGGGATTTGTGTTGCTTGAATTATATTGCAGTAGTTGGGTGTGGAATGTGTTGTCTGATTGTTGTTTCCTGGTTCTGTGTTGTTTGAGTTGTTAAAAAGTAATGATCttttgggttttcaattttggttcGGGAGTTTGATGCATTAATAGTAATAGTACCTTTACTACGAATTAGTTTGGTTGCATAACAATTTCCATGGGCCATGTGAGTGGATTATCCACAAAACCATTTTCTGGATTTCCCCAAATACCAGAAATGATAAAACATGATATTAACCTTTCTCACAACTAGGTTATCATCTCATCAAGAGTGATAACTTTGTCGACGTTGTGGTTGATGTGGGGAACGAATTCCAGACAATCGTAGAAGAGAATCAGATGGGTTACCACAGTTGCAACTGGGATGATAGAGATCTCATTAATTGGTTACTCAGGTTCAATGGATGTTTATAGGCTCTTCcttttgttttacattttttgaaCTTATTTGTGGATAGGCTTATTAATTAATTTGCACCCTGGAACTGCCATTTAGTCTCATTTTACccttttaaacttgttttttgtCACTTTGCCATCTGAAATTGCCATTTTCATCCATTCTGCCATTTTCATCCATTCTGTCAAGTAGACCTTACATTAAGGGGTAGTATGGACATTTCATTTGTTACGCAGGCAGAAATAACCCCATGCTTGGCAACAACTTGCGTAGAGATTTTGGGTGATCATCACATATTTACCAAGCGAAATGTGAATTGTGGCGAGAAAAGTTGGAAAAACAAATTAGGGTTATGTGAAAGAGGAGAAAGGAATTTAGGCATGTGAATCCAGTCCTTAAGTTCAGTCAACAACTAATGTCCATACTACCCTTTAATTTAAGGCCTATTTCATGGAATTGacaaaaatttggtgaactgAGATTAAATGAGATGAAAATGGCAGTTTCGGGGGCGAAGTGAGGCAAAACAGTTTTAGGGGGTAAAATTAGAAGgggaaaattaattaataagccTTAATTATAATTAGTTCAATCATGAAGAATTGCATTTGGATTGATTACGGTGACGTTACTTTTAATTTCGGTAAATTTAGTTGTTGGTCAAACTATGGAGGAAAGGAGAGGGAAGTATAGGTGGTGTAAAATAGATTATCACTAGAAAAAGTCGGTGGGGGTGAGATCATAGCTAAAAAGTTAGTGAGAGAATACAACAGATATTTTTGCAAACTCTTCCTTCAAACGGCAGAGAACAAGATTTTAGTTGCCAGTTTGAATACTTACTTAATAGTTTCTGTACAGTGATTTGTATAGAAACCACTTCTTATTACTTGCAATTAGACAGAGACTCGTAGGGACTAGGCATGAAGTACATTGTGGAAATTGTTTATAAATTCTGTCTTGCTCAAAGATGCAAATCTGATTTGATGTAATTACATAAACAGAAAAAATGTTGATGCAAGGAGATCATGATCTGAATTCAGTGCAAGCATACACTGGTTCTCTAAACGACGTTTTGAGGAAGACTATGCTCAGCCAGGAGATTGTGTTTAAAAAGCAGGTATTAGGATACTCTAAACATGGGATAAACGTTGAGTCATGCCCTGACATAATTTAGGACTACAGTTTTTTGTTCATCTGCATGATTGGTTATCGTATAAAAAAAGCTTTGCAATGGGAAAACCTTGTTGTCCATTGATGTTATGTAAGGCATGAGAAAAACAGAATTGTATCGTTTCCGCTTTTCTGCTTCATTTTGGAAGATTGTAAACTTTGGGTTTCACTCTAAAGTAGGCTTCACCGAAGTGGCCTTACATGTGTTTAAGATGCATATTGGGAAACATGTGAAAAAATAAGATAGATTCCACTGTATATAATTTTCGCTACTGATTTGCATACAGGTTCATCAACTCCATCATCTATATAGGATACAGAAGACGCTGATGCAAAACCTTGGCTGGATGGAGTTTGGTAGATACAATTACAGCATAGCTGGAGCTGAGTCGAATCTTTTACCTCTGAAAAATTATGCTAGAGATGAACCTATGGTAAGTGAATCTTTCACTTCCtacatgttgtgaagaatggtTTGATGATAAAGAGGAGTGGAAGCAGCCACTGCTTGTGCTCCCATTTGGcccttgtttgttttgttgtagCGTATTTGGCCTTTTCAAACTGACAGCAGTAGGTCTAATGAAGAATATTTGGACCGAAATTTGGTTTTGCTTATGTAACAAACTTATCATCTAACAGAAGAcgtgacacagaaccgagcgcaatggcgttctaggattcatatagccgaccccactgagtgggaaaaggctttgttgttgttgttgttgtatgtaaCAAACTTATCAACTAATTTTGTCAAGATCTATCTGCATTTACTGTAGCCCGCGGCAGAGATAAATGAAACATCTAGTCTCTAGAGATGGGTTGATGACTAACCTAGTTTCATTTGTACTACTTATAATTTGTGGTTTTTTTGTGCTGAGCTGGTGCTTGTCTTTGAAGTTCACTTTACACAATTCAAATTTCAGGAATTGTTAGAAGGGTGCAAGGGTGTAGATGATAAGATCCAGCCGAGGACTCCTGAGCTTAAACTTCCCTCAGACCAATTTCTTAGCTATATTGGTAAGAATCTCCTGAAGGATCATAATATTGCTTGAAAGTAACTCTGGAACTTAGGTGATCTGTGTTGTGATAATTTCGCAGATCCAGCTGAGTTGAAGCTTTCCCTGAGCATTCAAGAGGACAGTAAGATAGAGGGAGGTACTATGAGGACTTGGTTTGATTTAGAAACTCATTCCGGCTCGCAACACGTGATTGATTTAGAAGAATCGATTGAAAGGACATCAAATGAGGGTTTGGAACAGTCACCTTCATTCAGCAGTACTGCTCCAATTACAAGCGTCGGGGGCACCCACAATTTAGAAGTTGCTGTCCTTTTTGATCCGATCATCTCAAGTAGTGTGAAGAAAAATCTATTGTTTCATGCTGCCGAGAGTTACCCTCATTTAGATGGCAGGGAGAGGAATCCTTTCAATCAAGGTACGGGTTCAGTCATCTGTGCACAACTGTTTACATGGCATTGAGTTTCTGAAATTTCAGTcttgtcaaattttaaaatttgtgttGGTCTCTATTTCAGGATTAGAAAAGTGTTCCAGTGGCATTGCCATTAACAATTCTTCCACCAGGAGGGAGCTGTTCGGTTCATATGAAACAGGGGTTCTGGACCTCAACAAAATTCAGCATGATGattcatcttgtctctcaaatgATCGTACAGTAGCCCATCTTTCAACCGCTAGCTCTTCACATTTACGCGGATTAGTTGGCAAGGTAGAGGAGGGCACTCATTGTTTCGGAactgggaaaaagaaaaatagtaataGCTCAATTGAAAGTTCTGAAAGGTTTCAAAAATACAATGCTGGAAATTTCAAAGTTGATGGATCGTGCATAAGCGGAATGGTCAATGAAGGCTTGGAGGCTGCGTCTAGATCAAAGATAGACCTCTGTGAAGCAGTTGGTTTCCACAGTAGTGACCCCAGTAATGGAAACAATGGGTTCATCATGAAACTCTTAAACAGTCGAAGTAGTTCGTGTACTTCTGCTAAACAAGTGAATTGTGAGAACAACAAAATAGAAGACCCCTTATTTCCATCTACTGATAATTGTCAAAAAATTGATCGAGATGGGCATGGCAATATATCTTCTGCTTCATGTAAACCATGCTGCATTGCCGAAGATGATTCCAGCAGCGGAAAGACTATGCAGTCTGAGATTGAATACAGAAACTCAAATCCCCTTTCCGTTGATCAGTTTTCAGGAACACATGTAGGGTCTCAAGTTTCAGAAACCTTAATGGGTGAGCAGGACCAAAGATCTTCTGACAACAATGAATTAAAACACAAAGACCTCAACAAGGGAGGAGATTCAGCTGAACTGGATGTTTTGATCAGAGCAGCAGCTGAAGCACTTGTCGGAATCTCATTGGAGAGTTCATCCTGTTATCAAGATTGCGCTCACGAAGTAGGAGGTTCAACAAAGATGGAAACGAGGGAGAGTGAACAACCGCAGTGTTCTTCTGATTCTTATGAGTTACTCACACTAAATCTAACAGGGAGCACTGAAGATAACTATTGCGTGTCATCAAAGCCTTCTGAAGTAAATTACAACGACAGTAAGGAATTTGGCATTAAGTTGAGAAGGGGGAGGAGAATGAAAGATTTTCAGAGGGACATTCTTCCTGGTCTGGCTTCTCTTTCCAGACACGAAATCCGTGAAGATATTACCATTATGGAGACAGTTTTAAGATCAAGGGAGTACAAAAAATTAAGAGGCAAGGTGGTTGATGGTCAGAGCTGGTGTACTCCTGTCAAGAACAAACGTTCGCGACTCAACTATGTTCCGCGGAGGAAAAGAAGTTTACGAGAAGCTTGAAGTTGAGAATGATTAGAGATTGTGGAAGTGCTATTTATACCAGTAGCTGCGTATAACCGTAATTTAATTTTTGGGCTTCAGAATCATTCAATTAGCTTTCTGATTCATGTTCTGATCTCAGTATTGGTAGCCGGATAAGTGTTatttcagaaattcaaaaataatgGTTGAGAATTGTTATCATTTATTGGTGTGCCTTCGGGTGAATTATGAAAAATGTAGAATTTTTCCTGTCACATTCCTGTAatctgaaatgaaatgaaaaggtTTGTGCCGGATGAGTTCACCAGGATAATGTGTGCTAACTTTTCTGATTGAACCACAAAATTAACGTCTTCTTCATATAAAATACATTTTTACTAGGTCAAACGAtgaattttgttagattagtcatcGACGAGATATTTTCAAGGTTTGAAAATACCATGTAATGAACAGACTttgtaagaaaaataatagtgaAATTGGGATTAATTTGTTCAAGTAGGGAATATGTAACAtgttcgaaatacatgtttgtGCAACTTTTGTTCACTTCgatttttcgtttgttttgttttagcaTTCAAGTTGGCCGAAGTTATAGTTGCATGCCTCTTCCGAAGCTTAACCAAACCAAATGAGGAGTTCTATGGACACAATAATTTGCGAAAATTCTATGATGTTTCAATATATGACATGAACTAGAGCAATGGATTCAATAAAAATCCCGTTATACTTGAGATCCCCACGATTTGATTATACACAATCCCAGGAAATTAATAAACTATCAAGTAAAGTGATGAGTGGAAGCAAAGCGACTGATTGCCACCCTTTGGGAGCAAGCATGCTTCAATCATGAACACATGAGGATAAAATGGCGAGGGTCCAACCAAGCCTTGATCAGTGAGAGAGACTGCTAGATATGTTGTTTGGTTGGCTGGTTAATTAGTTGGATTAGATTCATGGATAAGTGGAATAATGCTACATAAAAACCCAAGTCATCACTCAAGTTTTCTAATCCttatgtttcttcttctttactTGTGCATGCCCCACAATATTCTCATTGCAttagacaggacatctcctTCACTATTGATATGTTGGTAAATGTACAATATTGtacacgcaaccactgaattgaCATTAAAGACGTTTTTCTATTACCTTGAAGGTATTGCGAATTTGGTCTTCACTACAAATCCCAAGTGGATCCAACCCTTTGATCCTcaaaatgatgcttgccttattTGGTATGTTGACACTAGTTACTTATCAGACCCACACAAGGCATGttcccaaatggttatgtctttactgttaGGGAATACCAGTATATCTTGAAAGTCCACAATATAAACCTTAATTGCGAATTtttcgaatcgttccaagactcactgcACCTCATTACGCTACACGTTAGAGACATGATTGAGAGCTCCTATTTGAGCATATTTGAAGTACTTGCGGTTTTTTTATCCATCATTGATGATCCATGAAGAAAATACGCATGTATCGACCAGACTAAATACATGATACTTCAACAAAGACAACATTAAACATATTGCACCCCCATCATATCAGCAAAGCATTAGAAGATCGAAGTCAAGCAGATCTGATCCAAGATAACGTTGCTGACCTCTTCTCGAAGTCACTGCTGAGGTCAACATTCCAAAAACTTGTctaaggaattggtatgcgcaAACTATCTcatttgcaatgcttgtagttctcatttgtaATTTTTGTCCAACTCAGGGGGGGAATATTcaaaagtatactcacttgaccttaacgtactctttttccctaaaattaagagcatttttcccctttggatttttgctacctacTAAGGTTTTTAACAATGCACCCATCCTAAGCTAATCATACCCTTTTGTGCGCTTTACTTGTGTCCTGAAGGCGTTTAGTGTTGatttaatgcaacttctcacatTTCTCTTTATACTATGGGTTTTATCCTaccttaggttttaccatagtgaagttttgtgagttttactaccttGCATTCTTCCGTTTATTTTTTAGACTCTCATTCACTCATCGTGCCGACTAGATAAgacgacttcatcaattgttctTGTTTCATCATTGAAGACCTGATGCAACATTTGTTTGGGTATTTATTACAAACTCAAGGGGAACTGTTGCAGTCCTAAATTAGTCAAGAATGTAGTTTTGTAAATCTTT harbors:
- the LOC126617767 gene encoding uncharacterized protein LOC126617767 isoform X2 codes for the protein MQNLGWMEFGRYNYSIAGAESNLLPLKNYARDEPMELLEGCKGVDDKIQPRTPELKLPSDQFLSYIDPAELKLSLSIQEDSKIEGGTMRTWFDLETHSGSQHVIDLEESIERTSNEGLEQSPSFSSTAPITSVGGTHNLEVAVLFDPIISSSVKKNLLFHAAESYPHLDGRERNPFNQGLEKCSSGIAINNSSTRRELFGSYETGVLDLNKIQHDDSSCLSNDRTVAHLSTASSSHLRGLVGKVEEGTHCFGTGKKKNSNSSIESSERFQKYNAGNFKVDGSCISGMVNEGLEAASRSKIDLCEAVGFHSSDPSNGNNGFIMKLLNSRSSSCTSAKQVNCENNKIEDPLFPSTDNCQKIDRDGHGNISSASCKPCCIAEDDSSSGKTMQSEIEYRNSNPLSVDQFSGTHVGSQVSETLMGEQDQRSSDNNELKHKDLNKGGDSAELDVLIRAAAEALVGISLESSSCYQDCAHEVGGSTKMETRESEQPQCSSDSYELLTLNLTGSTEDNYCVSSKPSEVNYNDSKEFGIKLRRGRRMKDFQRDILPGLASLSRHEIREDITIMETVLRSREYKKLRGKVVDGQSWCTPVKNKRSRLNYVPRRKRSLREA
- the LOC126617767 gene encoding uncharacterized protein LOC126617767 isoform X1, whose product is MLMQGDHDLNSVQAYTGSLNDVLRKTMLSQEIVFKKQVHQLHHLYRIQKTLMQNLGWMEFGRYNYSIAGAESNLLPLKNYARDEPMELLEGCKGVDDKIQPRTPELKLPSDQFLSYIDPAELKLSLSIQEDSKIEGGTMRTWFDLETHSGSQHVIDLEESIERTSNEGLEQSPSFSSTAPITSVGGTHNLEVAVLFDPIISSSVKKNLLFHAAESYPHLDGRERNPFNQGLEKCSSGIAINNSSTRRELFGSYETGVLDLNKIQHDDSSCLSNDRTVAHLSTASSSHLRGLVGKVEEGTHCFGTGKKKNSNSSIESSERFQKYNAGNFKVDGSCISGMVNEGLEAASRSKIDLCEAVGFHSSDPSNGNNGFIMKLLNSRSSSCTSAKQVNCENNKIEDPLFPSTDNCQKIDRDGHGNISSASCKPCCIAEDDSSSGKTMQSEIEYRNSNPLSVDQFSGTHVGSQVSETLMGEQDQRSSDNNELKHKDLNKGGDSAELDVLIRAAAEALVGISLESSSCYQDCAHEVGGSTKMETRESEQPQCSSDSYELLTLNLTGSTEDNYCVSSKPSEVNYNDSKEFGIKLRRGRRMKDFQRDILPGLASLSRHEIREDITIMETVLRSREYKKLRGKVVDGQSWCTPVKNKRSRLNYVPRRKRSLREA